tagaatttttttcattgcagATGTGCTCCTTTTGCCCTGGGGAACTGAATTCTTATTAAGGGGAAATGAAAGAAGTTTCACTGAATGATGAAACTACAAGATCCTgaaatctgtttttaaagaaactacttACTAAGGAATTTCATGGGATAATGTACCTgtagaacctttttattttggctTCTCTGGCTGAATTTTGAATGTCACCTTTACTATTTTGTTTTCGGTTAGGTATCGCATCAAAGATAAGGCAGACAGAGCAACTGTAGAACAGGTACAATGTAAATGTTACAAGTTCTTATTTAAAGtagcatttcttttctctttgaattgTAGCCTGCTTTTATCCTTCTTGCTTAATTCTAATGTTACCTAAAATTACTCTTGTATAAAATTATTCCTTATAGGTTTGAGTTTAGAGAtctacattttgctttatttataatagaacTATTAGCAGACAAATTGGAGTGATGCCTCACTCTGTGGCCCTGTGAAGCCACCATGCAATGCTTTCATCTTCTAAGGGGAAACAGGATTGACTATATAACTAGATATCTTTTGTCTTAGACAAGGTCTGCAGGAATTTTGTGAACTTTCTCAGAAGATAGGTCAGGTATCTTCCCCAAAGTACATGGGTGGTAGTGTGTGAGAGCGACACACACACAAGTAATGCCTTAAAATTTTCAGTTAGAAATCCCTTACTTGGTTTAGAAATCACTGGGGTATGCTTGTTTGGTTCTTTCTATTCAAGAATGGGGAAAAGTTGGCCCTTAGTTTTCCCACATGTGGAGGGTTGAGGTCGGATTTTAGCATAGACCCAGATTTTTTATGTGAACAAAGTGATAAAAAGGGTCAGAACATTGCTACTGCAACCTATCACCCACTTTCCACcatacacatatgcacaaacACATTTTGGAATAGTGGCCTCTTTGGTTTAAGACATAAGCATCCCTTCTATTACTTACCTCAATCCCCAAAGGAGTAACACCCAACTTGTGCTCTGGAACCATTTGTGTAAGTGGAGAATTTCACATTTAGTCTGGCAGGAGCAGATCTGGGTCTGTGTCTTCATAGtcctctaatttatttattttgtgtgatttgtgtgtgtgtgtgattgaaaACAAAGTGCAGTCCAGCTCAAGAGATGAGGCAGCTTTAACTTTCAAAGACTTTAAAATGACTCAGGCAGAAaaccccttctttttctcttatgaaattaattttgaatgaCAGTATGTATTTTGAGTCTTATGGTGtctttataaaacatatatttgtaagtttattatcttatatttctctttccctattttatttttaaactgttttcatATGTCCTTTATATTTCCCTAACTTGGCTACCTACTAGTTTTGCAGAAGCCCAGGTCTCTATCTAGATTTCTATGCTCAACCAGCTTACACTCCTGCTGTTTACCTGTGCAGTAGAGAAGGAATATTAGTTATTACCTGTTCACTcactttcctttcattattttccagTTGCCACTGTTTGTAGTTTGGGTTTTAGTCCTGGAGTCTTTTAAGGTTACTTTGTTTGTACAAGCCTTAGGTTTCTGGCATGACCACAGCCATCTCATTGAAGGACAGACCGTAGAGtagtgattttcaatctttttttcatctcgtggcacacttAAACTAGTAACTAAAATTCTACAGAATACCAAAACatatgcaggggtgggcaaaagtacctttacagttgtttgtatggaaaaagacactcaggttatgattattacagtaggtttattaactcaaaagagtGTCACAAtgaaccctgaccagtgtggctcagttggttgggcatcatcccacaaagcaaaaggttgtcaattcgattcctggtcggggcacatatgggcTGCGAGTTCAGTCCTCATTAGGGGTATGACaagcaactgatggatatttcttcctctctttctacctcccatcccttctctcttaacattaaataaaatctttaaaagaaagtgaTGTTGCAACTGTAAATGTATTGTTACCCCCCGCCCTCCCCGTGTTAtagtttttgccaatctgacaaaaaacataggtataattttgattcattcataccgggcagctactgttgtgttggctattgtctttttttttttttttttgacaatctaacggaagaggtcagtgcccctgactatgTACtcgggtattgcatgttttaaaaattttagcagcacaccagttgaaaaattGCTATTCTCGTATAGTTAGATTTGGCCATTTGACACTGGCTCACTTAATAGAGCTGGAGGGGCTGCCTGAGCCATGAAGAAGTTGTGCAGGTATCCCTCGAAATTGTATGTGAATATGCGGCTGCTTCATCTTCAGACATGGACAGGAGCAGACTTTAATTCATTGCCTTGTGTTAAAGAAGACTTTGGGGTCTTTTTTACTCAAAGCTGACTGCTGTGACTTTGAAGGAGACCCTTCCCCGGATTACTCATCTATAACAAGGGGCCATAAACTCTTTTAAAGAGCTAAAGAATAAATAAGCATTGTGACtgacaattcttttttatttttttttaagaaattattttttttactaaaagattttatttatttatttatttactaatttttagagggtgcgggggagagaaacattgatgtgagagggaaatatcgatcagttgcctctcatacatgccccgaccggaatcaaacctgcaacccaggcatgcaccctgactgggggtcaaaccatgactttttgctttgcagggcgatgcccaaccaactgagccacattagtcagggcacaattttttttttttaacaagtattttaaaatgtaaaaaaccaTTCTTAGTTTGAAGACTGTAGAAATGCAAGCTGCAGCCTGGAGATGACGCGTGAGCTGTAGGGTGCTGACCCCTGGTTCAAAGAGAGTGgccactgagcacttgaaatgtggctgatATGAATTGAGACATGCTATAAACGTAAATACACACCATATCTTTAAGACAGGGCAAAAAACAATGTTAAATCTCTCACTAGTAACTTTTATATTAGTCACATACTAAAAAGATAGTGATTTAGATATATTGGAATAAATACATCTAAAtgtgttttatatcttttaatgTGGTGactagaaaaatgtaaaattgctTATGTAGcttacattatatttctattagcAAATGCTGGTGTAGGGTCATTTACTGCTTCCTTTGAACTTGGTAGCCTTTGATTTCCATGACTGAATGACCTTGTTGGTTTACTGTCTCTCTGGTTCCTTTGGCCCTCACCTCCTATTCTCTTTACtaaaaattagattaaataaAAACTCCATAATAGTAATCCTCATTTAGCCAACCAGGATTTCATGGTACAGTTAAGCTCTTCAGTTTATTAATTGTCAAATTCTTCAATATCTTTTTGAACTTTCtggtttttgcatttctttttaggTGTTGGATCCCAGAACACGAATGATATTATTCAAGATGTTGACTAGAGGAGTCATATCAGAGATAAATGGCTGCATTAGCACAGGAAAAGAAGTGAGCTTTTCTTTGGATACCTGAGTGTTTTCATGTTAGTTCTTATTTCAGATAACAAATGAAACTAAGGCACTTAGAAATAACATGtgcctttaaaaggaaaaactataTATAAGCCAGGATAGtttaatcagtattttttaaaatggctttatgatctcacctttaactggaacataagcaatagaagaaaaaagcaaacaaaatacaaccagagacattgaagttaagaacaatctaacaatagccagggcgggggtagggggtgggggcggggatagtgggaagagggtattacaggaactactataaaggacacatggacaaaaccaagggggagggtggagacgggggagggaggtgggttcacctggggtggggtagagggatggggagaaaaggcatacaactgtaattgcataacaataaaaaaataaaaaataaaaaaaataaaataaaacatgaaaaaaaaataataaaataaaatggctttattaatatttatagataGGTAGGAAGTTGTGCACATAATTGTGCCTTTTCACTGCCGTAACTTTACCACATTGTTGATCCCAGCTAGTTGTGCTCAGCAGTAAGCCTAATGGTCGGGTTACTGCAGGCCTGAGTCCTAATCAGAGAGTTAATAATAGGGGTGGGGCTTATGGCCTAGTTTCTGTGAGTCAGCTATTGTCTCTCATTTTTTTATATATGGATATGCAGAAAGACAaacatggtatttttaaattagtaagtcttttttttttaagattttatttatttttagagagaggtgaagggagagagaaagagggagagaaacacccatgtgtggttgcctctcacatgccccctattggagacccagcctgcaacccaggcatgtgccctgactgggaattgaacagatgtccctttgttttgcaggccagcactcaatccactgagccagacaagccagggctaaattaGCAACTCATTCTATGGGAAGCAGTTCTCAGtaaaattcaatttataaatCATGAGCTTGTAAGgatgtcttcaaatatttttcacatgcctgagatataaaaatgtttgaaaacaccTCTCACGTGTATTTAAATTGGATTTTACTACATATGTAATTTGGAGTTATATTTATTGTACCTTTTAATTCACATATTCAAAAGATGACAGTGTTCCTTATGCATGTTATTTCAGTTCACTTGACTTTAACTTTTGAGGATAGAatcaaataaattgaaaaagtaaaatactgtTTGTACTTATTTAACCcaaacttaattttcttttgttttgacttAAAATAGGCTAATGTATACCATGCTAGCACAACAGATGGAGAGAGCAGagcaattaaaatttataaaacttctaTTTTGGTGTTCAAAGATCGGGATAAGTATGTAAGCGGGGAATTCAGGTGAGCTCAGATGTATTTTTTCCCAACTGGCTTAATTTCtgaatcctaaaaaaaaaaactagaatggaatgatttaaataacaaatatttttgttgttcaaggtTTCGTCATGGATATTGTAAAGGAAACCCCAGAAAAATGGTGAAAACTtgggcagaaaaagaaatgaggaactTGATCAGGTGACTATCTGGGGGTGTGTCTGTGCTGTGCCCTGGGCATTGGCCTCAGCTCTTTCCTACCGGCAGATCCCAGGGGGTTCTGTCCAAAGGTAGGGACACAGCAGGGCTGTTAAGTTCTGTTAGATCTGCTGAGGTAAGCTGAAACACACTTCTGGACAACGAGGAGCTACCTTATCTTGTCTGTTTTAAGAACCCAGGATTCACATTTATACAGCAAGGCTGGATCATTTAAAGAGCCTTAGAAGCCATgtaaaaatgtttagaatttgTAGAGGATAATAAGGAGCTGTTACAGGATTTTAAGCAGTGAAGTGACTTACTCAGGTGGTGAGATTGGTGCATCATTTTTAAATAGGTATTAGAGTTTTAGAAAGTTTTGTTAGGTTCAAAACTCTTTGTTtatcagtttccttttcttctttcagtccAGTTTTAGACACATTTCTATATTCTTTGAGCTGACACCTTCTAATATGCTGTCATAGGTGACACACTGGCTCTTTTAGTATTAAGCAGGTACTAATGCTTGTCTTGAAAGCCCTTCTGAAATCTGCATGTATGTGCTTAGCTATTAGGTATGAGTCCTGACTAATCATTGTTTTCACTAATAAGTTGTTCAGGCCGATCAACTTCAAAAGATCATTGCAGACGTAGCCGCTGTGTTTTGTCAACTCTAAGACGCACATTTTTTCCACAGTTCAATATTTCTGGAATTGGATAGAATGATACAAGCCTTGGGATGTTGTGGTTGAACTGCCACTGTTGTGTTCTTTGTGGTGCATGATGGTGCGACTTTAAATCACTAATGTCTTAGTAGTTTTTGAAATACGATAGTACAGTTGAGAGGCTGTGGTACATTTTCCAACAGTAGTATTAATCTCGTGTACTGCAGCTATTGTAATTTGTTTTAGATGTTGTTTTGACttttcatttgtccttttgtCTGTTTTAATATCACAGGCTAAACACAGCTGGGATCCCATGCCCAGAACCTATCCTGCTAAGAAGTCATGTTCTTGTCATGGGTTTCATTGGTAAAGATGACATGTGAGTACGTAGAAGGCCCAATAGTTACATGCTCAGAATTATATTTCTAAGTGCTTTGAATTACCCAATacatgaatattttctatttaaatagcTTGTTttatcttggaatattttttatgaCTCTTTCGCACTGTATTAGTAGACAgagttattaatttattttaccacCCTGACTGATGTgtctcagtttgttgggcattgtcctgcaaagcaaaaggttgcaggttcgattcccggtcagggtgcgagcctgggttgtgggctgggttcctATTGGCgcgcgtgtgagaggcagctggtaAGTgtatctcacattgatgtttctctccctctctttctcccccctttcccttctctgtaagaatatgtaaatacaatatttttaaaaatttattctaccTTTTTAAGTCTCACAGTGCTTCAAGATAACAAACTTCACTGTTTTTTGAGGAATATTTTGTACAGTAAGCTGGGGAAGTACCTGTTGGTTGACAGCTTTTTGTGGAGTGGTACCTCTGTTGTGAGTCAGATTGTTCAGTGATGAGTTATAGAAGAGAAGTGCCTATAACAAAGTAGTGTAAAGCAAGAAAACTTGTCTTAGTCACTTTACCTTcattgttcattttattcttattaaagGCCAGCACCACTTCTGAAAAACATCCAGTTATCAGAATCCAAGGCTCGGGAGTTGTACCTGCAGGTCATCCAGTACATGAGGATAATGTATCAAGATGCCAGACTTGTCCATGCTGATCTCAGTGAATTTAACATGCTGTGAGTGTGTTTTGTCCCTTAGAAACCTCCCATAAGTCATTtcatgtcctttaaaaaaaataaacaacacccCAACCCAAGATGCCATGCTAAATTCAAAATTATCAAAGTTGGCTTCCACATGGTCACAGTATAGGATGTGTTTCCTGCCTTTGGTGACCTTAGTCGTTGAATTGAGCCCTCACGTTACCATAGGGGAATGTGTACCTTGCTGATGTCTCTCACAGTCCCTGCCTGTCTGGCCCACAGGTACAGTGGTGGGGGTGTGTacatcattgatgtttctcaggCTGTGGAGCATGACCACCCACATGCCTTGGAGTTCTTGAGAAAAGATTGTGCCAATGTCAATGGTGagtggaaattttaattttttaccagCTTATTTGTGTGTGTTAGTTATGTACTCTGTTAAGCTGGGGATATAAAATGTTGGGACTAAATCGTTCAATGCAGTGACACTAATACCATTAGCTGCCAGTggtatattttcattgttttgttaaCTGTAAAGTTGTTGGAATAATAACCTTTTCTCTAGTAAAGCTGTCACAAATGTTTTCCTCCTGACAGACTTCTTTCTGAAGCACAACGTTGCTGTGATGACTGTGCGGGAACTCTTCGAATTTGTCACAGACCCGTCAATTACGCAGGAGAACATTGATGCTTATCTCTCAAAGGTGAGACgggcaaggaaggaaaaaaacagaaaacagcagtAGTAATTCGCCTTCAAGTGGCACTTCTGAGAAATTGCTCAGcataatttttgttcatttgacaGCTTCCTGAGatcttttccttctgatttcaCAGCTGGGGAATCAAAAGTATAGTAAAAAGCCAATGGTAAAGCCAAATTTCTTGACTTTAATTGTTAGGCAAGATTACATAGACTGTCAAAAGTTATAAACATTTAGTAAGAAACCTGTTGTTAGCTTTTGGTCATTAATGCCTTTCCCTTGTTTCTCAGAGGCCTTTCTGAatcacacaatttttaaaaatgtggtaaaatacacaaagtgtaaaatttaccattttaaccatttaagtatgcagttcagtggcattaagtacagttacattgttgtgcaaccatcaccacgaATCATCCACAAAACTTTTACATCTTGTGAAACAAGCTTTTCACAAGGTACACACTAacttcccatttctccctcctcccagcccattCTCCTTTTGGTCTATGATGTCGACTACTCACATTAGTGGAATCATACACCATTAGTTTTTTTcagctgacttatttcacttggcataatgtcctcaaaaTTCATTCATGGTGTAGgatgtgtcagaattcccttctttGGGAGACAGAGTAataattccattgtatgtacataccacatttgtttatccattcatccatctgtaaacacctaggttgcttccacctGTTGGCTGTTactgaataatgctgctgtgaacataggtatataaatatctctttaagacaccgctttcaattcttttgacgTAGACTCGAAAGTCAAAttactggccctggccagtgtgttgtctttagttggagcatcgtcctgtgcaccgaaaggttgcaggtttgatttcccgtcaaggcacatgcctaggttgcaggtgcggtccccagttggggcacgtacaggaggtagccagtcgatgtttctctctcacattgatgtttctctctctctctctttctttctctccctaacCCCCCCCAAAATTGGTAAATGTATCCTTGTATCTTAAAtcctgatttaagaaaaaaaagtggaaTTACCgaatcatgtggtaattctacttttaatttttgagtaacACCCATGCTGTTTTCctaagtgactgtaccattttacatatCCATCAACAATGTGCAAGGGTtcgattttgctttatttttgtggggtttttttgagtAGCTGTCCTGATGACTATGAGGTGGTGTCACAtagttttgatgtgcatttctcaAATGATGTTCagtgtcttttcatgtgcttgttggccatttgtatatcttctttggagacatgtctattcaagtcttttgtccattttttaatcagatttttttttttttttttagttaaaggagttctttatatattctgaatattattAACACCATAtgatttacacatattttctcccattccataggctacctttttactctgtttattgcatcctttgaagcacaaggttttaattttgatgtccaggttttctatttttcttgttacctCTGAATTGTAGAATATTGAACACATGGCATATATGCCCCAAcacaagttttcaaattttatcgtatcttttcatattttttctttccttggaatGCCTTCCCATTTCTACCCTTGCTTATCTTTCTTTGTTGAATGAAATTTAAAGCTCAGATCAGAAAGCTTTCTTGAGAAATCAGGcagaaataattatttccaaCAGTTGTGCCATCATCCCTCAGGATCCCAGGAGGACTGGTTCCAGAACCCTTCTAGAGGACACCAAATCCAAGGATGCTCAATCCCTAgtataaaatggcatagtatttgcatataacctataaATAGTTGCATGTATACCCTAAATCATGTCTAGGTTACTTACAATTCCTAATAAAGTGTAAATGCTGTGTCAATATTTGTTAAGTTGTATTATTTAGGAAATAATAACAAGACAAAGTTtgtacatgttcagtacagatAGAGTCATCATAGGCCTAAATACAGGGTATGTGTCAACAATGCTGTTAACACTctttttggatattttcagtccaaaattggttgaatctggGGATACAGAACCCATGGATATAGATACACAGATACGGAAAGTCAACTGCAGTTTCATGTTATGTAACCATTATAGAAGTAGATAGAAGGGTTTTGTCACTCTTTTCTAGACTATTAACTCTTGAAAGACAGGGATTTTATTCCTGTATTCCCTATACCTAATTAGTACCTGGCAATAGTAGGTAATCCCATATGTTAATTGAATGACTAAatatcacataatttttattccttAACTCTTAACACTAATTTTAGTATCTGATCTTAAAACAAAAAGCCACctaatacttttctttcttttttctgtatattcTAAATAGAGAACAAATcttcagttttatagttttataagcCAAAGAATCCTGTAGAACCTTTGTCATGTTTTTAGTGTCAGTCATTGTTCAGATTGCTTTCTTTAGTGGTTTATGCTGCAGCAGCATTAGAGCCATATACTCAAATTAGAGGGTAACCCACTCTGATGCCCTTCACTCACTGCTCAAGAGTTAAGGAATGGTTCTTTCATtctttgggtctcagttttcctttagtaaatatttttgctaGTTGTTTAAAAATTAGTAAGAGTAGAATGCTTTTGTGGAAGGAGCTAAGGATTCCCTGAGGCTAGCCAAGTATGATTTATTCTGTTACTTTTGGGTCGATGGCAATCTTTCTGGTGGGGTCTAACATGGAGAACTAACCTGACCACTGGAGTACACCAAGTCCTTTATTTTGTGAAGAGGTGATACCAAGAGAGATTAGAACAGATTTATACTTAAGTTGGGAAATGGATCTATCTCATGAAGGTTGAATGTAAAGAaaagtaattgtttttttttctcaaggcCATGGAAATAGCATCCCAAAGGACCAAGGAAGAAAGGTCCAGCCAAGATCATATAGATGAAGAGGTAAGAGTTACCATCTGTTCACAGCCTTAGAAAACACTTGTGCtttgatgtctttttaaaaatattgttaaggtGCCTTAACTGGTGTTCAGtttgttgggtgtcatcccacaaagcaaaagattaCCAGTTTacttcctggtcaggacacatgcctaggttgcaggtttggtccctggttggggcacatgtgagaggcaacctatcgatgtttgtctctcacatcagtgtttctcttcctgtctttctccctcctctccctagtacgtaaatatttttaaaaagtactgttaAGGCATGAACTCGCTTTTAATAGAtaagcagttttttttttaatgatgatatTTCCTTGAGATGTAATATGTTACTTACCAACATTATTCCACTCATCAACCCATTAGCCCATTGCCCTagatggaaaacattttaaagaaccTACTGGAGTATATGATTCAACAAGAAAAAGCCTGTTTCAATTTTcaaatgtggatttttaaatgatttaaatgttGATTACAGTAACAtcatagattttaaatatttatgtttggtaaaaaaaatattttaattttgggagTCAGTGTATTGCGAAGGTGATCTGTAggtagctttattttattttattttttaaattctcacagCTATTAGTGTGCTGGATAAATATAAGGTACCCTGTATTTATCAGCAGTTCTGAACCTTTTTTCATGGTAGCAGAGTGGGTGATATTCCTGTGTTAGAACGTGTTCCTTTGTAAGGCATAGCCAGGTAATTATATTCCTTGTTCTCccactcagaaaaaaaatttgtaacgcaaagcaggagggagaaaTGTTATTCTAAGGGTAACCTTAAATCATATTTAGTCTGTTATTATTGGTAACAAATTACTTTCAGCACAGCACACAGCACATGCAACACTGGCCTGTGCAGACAGCCTGGCTGAGCATTAGTGTTGTAGATGATGGTGGATTCTTGTTTTTTTATGACTTGATAGCGGGTGAGGATGCTGAGTGAAAGTAAGAAATATGTAACAGtttcaattttacttttcctctgtgtgtgttaGGTGTTTAAGCGAGCATATATTCCTAGAACCTTGAATGAAGTAAAAAATTATGAGAGGGATATGGATATAATGATGAAATTGAAGGAAGAGGACATGGCCATGAATGCCCAACAGGACAATGTGAGTAGCTGGGTTTATATGGAGCTGTTGTCCCAGACCTGCAGTCTTGAATGTTGGCTTCCAGTCTAGTGAGCTGGCTAATTCCCTTTGCGTTAACATGTCCTTTGTGCACATTGGATGTAAAAAGGGAATTCATTggtatttatgaaagaaaatgacacat
This DNA window, taken from Desmodus rotundus isolate HL8 chromosome 3, HLdesRot8A.1, whole genome shotgun sequence, encodes the following:
- the RIOK1 gene encoding serine/threonine-protein kinase RIO1; its protein translation is MDYRRLLMSRVVPGQFDDADSSDSENINWKIRKEEDDFLCEDFQNNVNKKMDEGEIEDEEEEEDYDDDNDWDWDDGIGKLTKGCVSNGGSNPQANRQPSSCNSAKMSTPADKVLRKYENKINLDKLNVTDSVMNKVTEKSRQKEADMYRIKDKADRATVEQVLDPRTRMILFKMLTRGVISEINGCISTGKEANVYHASTTDGESRAIKIYKTSILVFKDRDKYVSGEFRFRHGYCKGNPRKMVKTWAEKEMRNLIRLNTAGIPCPEPILLRSHVLVMGFIGKDDMPAPLLKNIQLSESKARELYLQVIQYMRIMYQDARLVHADLSEFNMLYSGGGVYIIDVSQAVEHDHPHALEFLRKDCANVNDFFLKHNVAVMTVRELFEFVTDPSITQENIDAYLSKAMEIASQRTKEERSSQDHIDEEVFKRAYIPRTLNEVKNYERDMDIMMKLKEEDMAMNAQQDNILYQTVTGLKKDLSGVQKVPALLENQVKEKNCSDSEDDGSSECSDVASEEQGDHACSRKSTTDLEVDKKERKKMVKEAQREKRKNKIPKHVKKRKEKTAKTKKGK